A DNA window from Purpureocillium takamizusanense chromosome 9, complete sequence contains the following coding sequences:
- the tfs1 gene encoding transcription elongation factor TFIIS (COG:K~EggNog:ENOG503NVD2~BUSCO:EOG092645TJ) has product MPAMMDQRELESRVKALNKSVAANEPPESAIKLLDSLKNDAAPTEEMLRATRAGIIVGKLRSNPNKEIARAASELVIKWKKLVEQEKNSKLQKTKGSPAPAPASSPAAPAPTSLKKTFTGDPEKRKYDTDGVDIKRTDSNVRNQCIGLMYNGLAYRSTEAGSDVIAKAVAVEHAIFVAYKGETADYKKKIRSLFSNLKTKSNKELGPRVMSGDISPDRFAVMTDEELKSEDQRKKDIELEKENMKKAQVPMAEKSISDSLECGRCKKKKVSYTQAQTRSADEPMTTFCECMNCGHRWKFS; this is encoded by the exons ATGCCCGCCATGATGGACCAGCGCGAGCTGGAGTCGCGCGTCAAGGCGCTCAACAAGTCggtcgccgccaacgagccGCCCGAGAGCGCCATCAAGCTGCTCGACTCGCTCAAGAacgacgccgcgccgacggAAGAGATGCTTCGG GCGACCCGTGCCGGCATCATAGTCGGAAAGCTGCGCTCAAACCCGAACAAGGAGATCGCCCGTGCCGCGTCTGAACTCGTCATCAAGTGgaagaagctcgtcgagcaggagaAGAACTCGAAGCTCCAGAAGACCAAGGGCTCTCCTGCTCCcgcgccggcttcgtcgcccgccgctcccgcccccACGAGCCTCAAGAAGACCTTCACGGGCGACCCGGAGAAGCGCAAGTACGACACTGACGGCGTAGACATCAAGCGCACCGACTCCAACGTCCGCAACCAGTGCATCGGCCTCATGTACAATGGCCTCGCCTACCGGTCCACGGAGGCGGGCTCCGACGTCATCGCCAAGGCTGTTGCCGTCGAGCATgccatcttcgtcgcctacaagggcgagacggccgactaCAAGAAGAAGATTCGCTCGCTCTTCTCCAACCTCAAGACCAAGTCTAACAAGGAGCTCGGTCCGCGCGTCATGTCGGGCGACATCTCCCCCGACAGATTCGCCGTCAtgaccgacgaggagctcaagagCGAGGACCAGCGCAAGAAGGACATTGAGCTGGAAAAGGAGAACATGAAGAAGGCGCAGGTGCCCATGGCGGAGAAGAGCATCAGCGACAGCCTCGAATGCGGCCGCTgtaagaagaagaaggttAGCTATACGCAGGCACAAACGAGaagcgccgacgagccgatgacgacgttTTGCGAATGCATGAACTGCGGTCATCGTTGGAAA TTCTCATAA